The following proteins are co-located in the Limanda limanda chromosome 5, fLimLim1.1, whole genome shotgun sequence genome:
- the bag4 gene encoding BAG family molecular chaperone regulator 4, protein MPHPQTQSDLKSGCWPSTSNSGNHNGTSTMDAPQYPGYPSHYWYPQSHATGHYANAYPSGSEVQPQYNQQVMPGGYPNGHGVYSPATGQYSTSGFHPSNPFYCADPQRPAPSPYPSQGCPAEQGSGPSGQPHSQHQHHHYPGPHCQGTPGYPPGPYPHYTEGGHAMPQNPPYPTGQALHPSAQAEAWGHSGAYGHSQPQWQPGQQPPQNPYGSHIRPSHPPAWPGTGTGAPPPYQPKDQLHQRAPQVGPKPRPTPSLNPPNGKPAEISSPPQMYNKTGRGEPNPSQCDPPPSAPAQAPGPAGLQPLSDNPGLAKVHQIMSRVLLLQEDVDEFVGKKTDKSYRYLEELLTKELLDLDSVETQGQENVRQYRREAVQRIQVTLDQLEKKAF, encoded by the exons ATGCCTCATCCGCAGACGCAGTCGGATCTGAAGTCTGGCTGCTGGCCCTCGACCAGCAACTCGGGAAACCACAACGGGACCAGCACGATG GACGCTCCTCAGTACCCAGGCTACCCATCACACTACTGGTATCCTCAGTCTCACGCCACAGGACACTATGCAAACGCCTATCCATCGGGATCAGAGGTTCAGCCACAGTACAACCAACAG GTGATGCCTGGAGGTTATCCAAACGGCCATGGCGTCTACAGCCCAGCGACGGGTCAGTATTCAACAAGTGGTTTCCACCCATCCAACCCTTTCTACTGTGCTGACCCTCAGAGACCGGCTCCAAGTCCTTATCCTAGCCAGGGCTGTCCAGCCGAGCAGGGCAGTGGGCCGTCTGGGCAGCCACACTCTCAGCACCAACATCATCACTATCCTGGTCCACACTGTCAAGGG aCACCTGGATATCCTCCTGGACCGTACCCTCACTATACTGAAGGTGGACATGCAATGCCTCAAAACCCCCCATATCCCACCGGCCAGGCTCTCCATCCCAGTGCTCAGGCTGAAGCATGGGGACACTCTGGTGCGTATGGACACTCGCAGCCACAATGGCAGCCAGGCCAGCAGCCTCCACAAAACCCCTACGGAAGTCATATCCGTCCTTCACATCCTCCAGCATGGCCGGGGACTGGAACAGGCGCTCCGCCACCATACCAACCCAAG GACCAACTGCACCAGCGGGCTCCACAAGTGGGACCTAAACCCAGGCCAACCCCATCCCTGAATCCCCCCAATGGAAAGCCGGCAGAAATAAGTTCACCTCCTCAAATGTACAACAAAACAGGGAGAGGTGAACCTAATCCTTCACAATGTGACCCCCCACCCTCTGCCCCGGCACAAGCTCCAGGCCCAGCTGGACTTCAGCCCCTGAGTGACAACCCTGGCCTTGCTAAGGTCCACCAGATCATGTCCAGggtgctgctgcttcaggaaGACGTTGATGAGTTTGTCGGTAAAAAGACAGACAAGAGTTACCGGTATCTGGAGGAACTGCTGACCAAAGAGCTGCTGGACCTGGACTCTGTGGAAACTCAGGGACAGGAGAATGTCCGGCAGTACCGAAGGGAGGCTGTACAGAGGATCCAGGTCACTCTGGACCAGCTAGAGAAGAAGGCCTTCTGA
- the LOC133001368 gene encoding dual specificity protein phosphatase 26-like produces the protein MFHTRSQEREMSYTTKLPASWNDDPPARKVEIDLSSPGLAVVELERLLFTGKPIISHADEVWPRVYIGDQHSAENTADLSKHQITHILNAAHSKRGGQPGIYRGKEITYMGIEAHDSCGFDMSVNFLTAAVFIHRALSRGGKVLVHCHVGLSRSATLVLAYLMLRQNLTLVEAICAVKDKRGVRPNRGFLRQLIKLDGQLFDTHP, from the exons ATGTTTCACACCAGAAGTCAGGAAAGAGAAATGTCATATACAACAAAACTTCCTGCATCCTGGAACGATGATCCTCCTGCTCGGAAAGTGGAGATCGACCTGAGCTCACCCGGTCTCGCTGTAGTCGAGTTGGAAAGGCTCTTGTTTACTGGCAAACCCATTATCAGTCACGCAGATGAGGTTTGGCCAAGGGTCTACATTGGTGACCA GCACAGCGCAGAGAACACGGCCGATCTGTCCAAGCATCAGATCACACACATCCTGAATGCAGCTCACAGTAAGCGTGGAGGACAGCCAGGTATCTACAGGGGCAAGGAGATCACATACATGGGCATAGAGGCTCATGACTCCTGTGGCTTTGACATGAGCGTCAACTTCCTCACAGCAGCAGTCTTCATCCACAGGGCTCTCAGCAGGGGAG GCAAAGTGCTGGTGCACTGTCACGTGGGACTGAGCCGCTCGGCCACCCTGGTCCTTGCATACCTGATGCTGAGGCAGAACCTGACGCTCGTGGAGGCTATTTGTGCTGTGAAAGATAAACGTGGTGTGAGGCCCAATCGAGGATTCCTCAGACAGCTCATCAAACTAGATGGTCAGCTGTTTGACACGCATCCCTAA
- the LOC133001365 gene encoding alpha-1-antitrypsin-like, whose translation MRVTVSCTQKKFIMMRAALCIWILSAVVCVGRSHHHAEHHDVKVQTDQDTAPNSVSLVSSANKGFTYRLYRKLAAHSDSEGKNIFFSPKSVSLALAALSVGARGETHQQLFNGLGFNSSKLTQANVDEAFQVLLEQANKMSHQDTREGTAVFVDRGFTPNLDFLDVLKKSYLADGFNVNFTNTVESASTINSYVAEKTKGKIDKLVDSLDADTIMYLISYIYFKGKWDTPFDPKMTRKDEFIVDENTKVPVDMMKMEEDVDIYYDQAINTSVLHLPFNSSSSMLLLLPDDMATLENAICPGHVTKWLKWMKRSVDDIYLPKFSIKTSYNLKDVLIEMGMTDMFSARADLSGIAEGKNLLVSEVVHKATLDVDEVGATATAATGMHLKPFSIFIGPVLKFNRPFMLLIIDRATENTLFVGKIINPNI comes from the exons ATGAGAGTTACTGTGAGCTGCACCCAGAAGAAG TTCATCATGATGCGTGCAGCCTTGTGTATCTGGATCTTATCAGCAGTGGTCTGCGTGGGAAGAAGCCATCACCATGCCGAGCATCACGATGTCAAAGTTCAGACAGACCAAGACACTGCTCCCAACAGCGTCTCACTGGTGTCCTCAGCCAACAAAGGGTTTACCTACCGTCTATACAGGAAGCTGGCTGCTCACTCTGACTCGGAAGGCAAGAACATCTTCTTCTCACCAAAGAGCGTGTCTCTGGCACTGGCAGCCTTGTCTGTAGGAGCGCGGGGGGAGACCCATCAGCAGCTTTTCAACGGTCTGGGTTTCAACAGCTCTAAGCTGACACAGGCAAATGTGGATGAGGCTTTCCAAGTGCTCCTGGAGCAGGCAAACAAGATGTCTCATCAAGACACCAGAGAAGGCACCGCTGTGTTCGTCGATCGCGGCTTTACTCCAAATCTAGATTTCCTGGACGTCTTGAAGAAGTCCTACTTGGCCGATGGGTTTAATGTTAACTTTACCAACACTGTAGAAAGTGCCAGTACCATCAACAGCTATGTGGCCGAGAAGACCAAGGGGAAGATAGACAAGCTGGTGGACAGCCTGGATGCAGACACAATCATGTATCTCATCAGTTACATATACtttaaag GAAAGTGGGATACTCCATTTGATCCTAAGATGACCAGGAAGGATGAGTTCATAGTTGATGAAAACACCAAG GTTCCAGTTGATATGATGAAAATGGAGGAGGACGTAGACATCTATTACGACCAAGCTATAAACACGTCAGTCCTCCACCTTCCCTTcaacagctcctcctccatgctgctcctgttgCCTGACGATATGGCAACACTGGAGAACGCCATCTGCCCGGGACATGTCACCAAATGGCTGAAGTGGATGAAGCGCAG CGTAGATGACATATATCTTCCAAAGTTCTCCATTAAGACTTCCTACAATCTGAAAGACGTGTTGATTGAAATGGGAATGACGGACATGTTCAGTGCTCGTGCAGACCTGAGTGGCATCGCAGAGGGGAAGAACCTGCTAGTGTCAGAG GTCGTGCACAAAGCCACCCTGGATGTGGACGAGGTCGGAGCCACTGCTACAGCTGCTACAGGAATGCACCTGAAGCCCTTTTCTATCTTCATCGGCCCTGTCCTGAAGTTCAATCGCCCGTTCATGCTCCTCATCATCGACCGcgccacagaaaacacactctTTGTTGGCAAGATTATCAACCCAAACATTTGA
- the LOC133001477 gene encoding dual specificity protein phosphatase 26-like → MEIRCVAAVSYTLTPLSKQTFHRQHLLHCEILSVIAQCYVFFRHSAENTADLSKHQITHILNAAHSKCEGQPGIYRGKEITYMGIEAHDSCGFDMSVNFLAAAVFIHRALSRGGKVLVHCHVGLSRSATLVLAYLMLRQNLTLVGAICAVKDKHGVRPNRGFLRQLIKLDGQLFDTHP, encoded by the exons atggaGATAAGG TGTGTCGCAGCTGTCAGCTACACACTAACTCCCCTATctaaacaaacatttcacaggCAACACCTGCTTCATTGTGAGATACTGTCTGTGATTGCACAGTGTTATGTGTTTTTCAGGCACAGCGCAGAGAACACGGCCGATCTGTCCAAGCATCAGATCACACACATCCTGAATGCAGCTCACAGTAAGTGTGAAGGACAACCAGGTATCTACAGGGGCAAGGAGATCACATACATGGGCATAGAGGCTCATGACTCCTGTGGCTTTGACATGAGCGTCAACTTCCTCGCGGCAGCAGTCTTCATCCACAGGGCTCTCAGCAGGGGAG GCAAAGTGCTGGTGCACTGTCACGTGGGACTGAGCCGCTCGGCCACCCTGGTCCTTGCGTACCTGATGCTGAGGCAGAACCTGACGCTCGTGGGGGCTATTTGTGCTGTGAAAGATAAACATGGTGTGAGGCCCAATCGAGGATTCCTCAGACAGCTCATCAAACTAGATGGTCAGCTGTTTGACACGCATCCCTAA
- the LOC133001364 gene encoding plasma serine protease inhibitor-like — protein MRVTVSCTQKKFIMMRAALCVWILSAVVCVGRSHHHAEHHDVKVQTDQDTAPNGVSLVSSANKGFTYRLYRKLAAHSDSEGKNIFFSPKSVSLALAALSVGARGETHQQLFNGLGFNSSELTQVNVDEAFQVLLEQANKMSHQDTREGTAVFVDRGFTPNLDFLDVLKKSYLADGFNVNFTNTVESANTINSYVAEKTKGKIDKLVDSLDADTIMYLISYIYFKGKWDTPFDPKMTRKDEFIVDENTKVPVDMMNMEEDVDIYYDQAINTSVLHLPFNSSSSMLLLLPDDMATLENAICPGHVTKWLKWMKRREYDIYLPKFSIKTSYNLKDVLIEMGMTDMFSARADLSGIAEGKNLLVSEVVHKATLDVDEVGATATAATGISITLFSYHHIPVLKFNRPFMLLIIDRATENTLFVGKIINPNI, from the exons ATGAGAGTTACTGTGAGCTGCACCCAGAAGAAG TTCATCATGATGCGTGCAGCCTTGTGTGTTTGGATCTTATCAGCAGTGGTCTGTGTGGGAAGAAGCCATCACCATGCCGAGCATCACGATGTCAAAGTTCAGACAGACCAAGACACTGCTCCCAACGGCGTCTCACTGGTGTCCTCAGCCAACAAAGGGTTTACCTACCGTCTATACAGGAAGCTGGCTGCTCACTCTGACTCGGAAGGCAAGAACATCTTCTTCTCACCAAAGAGCGTGTCTCTGGCACTGGCAGCCTTGTCTGTAGGAGCGCGGGGGGAGACCCATCAGCAGCTTTTCAACGGTCTGGGTTTCAACAGCTCTGAGCTGACACAGGTAAATGTGGATGAGGCTTTCCAAGTGCTCCTGGAGCAGGCAAACAAGATGTCTCATCAAGACACCAGAGAAGGCACCGCTGTGTTCGTCGATCGCGGCTTTACTCCAAATCTAGATTTCCTGGACGTCTTGAAGAAGTCCTACTTGGCCGATGGGTTTAATGTTAACTTTACCAACACAGTAGAAAGCGCCAATACCATCAACAGCTATGTGGCCGAGAAGACCAAGGGGAAGATAGACAAGCTGGTGGACAGCCTGGATGCAGACACAATCATGTATCTCATCAGTTACATATACTTTAAAG GAAAGTGGGATACTCCATTTGATCCTAAGATGACCAGGAAGGATGAGTTCATAGTTGATGAAAACACCAAG GTTCCAGTTGATATGATGAATATGGAGGAGGACGTAGACATCTATTACGACCAAGCTATAAACACGTCAGTCCTCCACCTTCCCTTcaacagctcctcctccatgctgctgctgttgcctgACGATATGGCAACACTGGAGAACGCCATCTGCCCGGGACATGTCACCAAATGGCTGAAGTGGATGAAGCGCAG GGAATATGACATATATCTTCCAAAGTTCTCCATTAAGACTTCCTACAATCTGAAAGACGTGTTGATTGAAATGGGAATGACGGACATGTTCAGTGCTCGTGCAGACCTGAGTGGCATCGCAGAGGGGAAGAACCTGCTAGTGTCAGAG GTCGTGCACAAAGCCACCCTGGATGTGGACGAGGTCGGAGCCACTGCTACAGCTGCTACAGGCATTAGCATAACGCTCTTTTCTTACCACCACATCCCTGTCCTGAAGTTCAATCGCCCGTTCATGCTCCTCATCATCGACCGcgccacagaaaacacactctTTGTTGGCAAGATTATCAACCCAAACATTTGA
- the carnmt1 gene encoding carnosine N-methyltransferase codes for MADTGEDRTKGGADFHKEKIKCSPADEAELESQHFWRIIDAFKFYRAHVQERVKRAERQFLSLPQHHQNLLPCVLSNLARINRCVDHNQEVMQDIIHNSLDMFENIGYGEREDPRKIRPSTTFDMDKLKSTIKQFVRDWSDEGQAERDSCYRPIIQEIQRLFPCDQYDVSKVSVLIPGAGLGRLAWEIASLGYICQGNEWSLFMLFSSNFVLNRCEQVNTLTLYPWIHQFSNNKKSSDQTRPIRFPDVNPQSLPLTADFSMVAGDFVEVYTDTDSWDCVATCFFIDTAHNVIEYVETIWKILKPGGVWINLGPLLYHFENMADELSVELSYEDIRTAMVKFGFHIEVEKESMHTTYTENNRSMLRYVYDCVFFVARKPADVYFDCEEDDQRSISPPAAKSPRREGTDSLT; via the exons ATGGCCGACACCGGAGAAGACAGGACGAAGGGTGGAGCGGATTTCcacaaagaaaaaattaaatgcaGCCCCGCAGACGAGGCTGAGCTGGAGAGTCAGCATTTCTGGAGAATAATCGATGCTTTTAAATTTTACAG GGCCCATGTCCAGGAGCGGGTCAAGCGTGCTGAGCGTCAGTTTCTGAGCCTACCACAGCACCACCAGAATTTGCTGCCATGTGTTTTGTCCAACCTGGCCCGCATCAACCGGTGTGTGGACCACAACCAGGAGGTGATGCAGGACATCATTCACAACAGCCTCGACATGTTCGAGAACATTGGATATGGCGAGAGG GAGGATCCGAGGAAGATTCGGCCATCTACCACATTTGACATGGACAAGCTTAAGTCAACCATAAAGCAGTTTGTCAGAGACTGGAGTGATGAAGGCCAGGCTGAGAGAGACTCCTGCTACCGACCCATCATCCAAGAGATCCAAAGACTCTTCCCATGTGACCAATA TGATGTGTCTAAGGTGAGCGTTCTGATTCCGGGTGCTGGGCTCGGCCGTCTTGCCTGGGAGATTGCGAGCCTGGGTTATATATGCCAGGGCAACGAATGGAGCCTCTTCATGCTCTTCTCCTCAAATTTTGTTCTCAATAg GTGTGAGCAGGTGAACACTCTGACCCTGTACCCTTGGATCCACCAGTTCAGCAACAACAAGAAATCTTCAGACCAAACACGACCAATCAGATTCCCTGATGTCAACCCTCAGAGTTTACCACTAACTGCAGACTTCTCCATGGTAGCTGGGGACTTTGTGGAGGTCTACACTGACACAG ATTCCTGGGACTGTGTGGCTACCTGTTTCTTTATTGACACAGCTCATAACGTCATTGAGTATGTGGAGACCATCTGGAAGATTCTGAAGCCTGGTGGAGTCTGGATCAACCTGG GTCCGCTGCTGTATCACTTTGAGAACATGGCCGACGAGCTCTCAGTTGAACTTAGCTATGAAGACATTAGGACAGCCATGGTTAAATTTGGCTTCCACATTGAG GTGGAGAAAGAGTCAATGCATACCACCTACACAGAAAACAACCGCTCTATGTTGAGATACGTTTACGACTGTGTCTTCTTTGTGGCACGAAAACCTGCAGACGTGTATTTTGACTGTGAAGAGGACGACCAACGGTCAATTTCCCCACCGGCGGCTAAGTCACCTCGGCGAGAGGGAACAGACAGCCTGACGTGA
- the wu:fa19b12 gene encoding uncharacterized protein C9orf40 homolog has translation MAKRHAEESLLLLHEFPSKTLPRSLLSVDLQLGADPPAAARPVSRSPPALLAVVGGGRCRKRPHSSEEPEQKPQGPGVCIREHAAAGGGVTVQTPGSVREHHGSGPPANHKKRPREDRGTSPPGGLHKVAAGDSDTEDCAFNTFWFWRPPLPKLDLSLLEDDHSRPQTVQRSKVKSRFSDAMET, from the exons ATGGCGAAGAGACACGCAGAggagtcgctgctgctgctgcatgagtTTCCCTCCAAAACCCTCCCTCGGTCCCTCCTCAGTGTGGACCTGCAGCTGGGGGCCGACCCCCCGGCAGCAGCCCGGCCTGTGAGCCGCAGCCCCCCGGCCCTGCTGGCCGTGGTGGGCGGCGGCCGCTGCAGGAAGAGGCCGCACTCCTCCGAGGAGCCGGAGCAGAAACCCCAAGGACCAGGGGTTTGCATCAGGGAACATgcggctgctggtggtggtgtgaCGGTGCAGACCCCTGGAAGCGTCCGGGAGCATCACGGCAGCGGACCACCCGCGAACCACAAGAAACGACCCCGAGAAGACCGCGGGACTTCTCCCCCTGGAGGTCTTCATAAA GTTGCAGCTGGAGACTCAGACACTGAAGACTGCGCTTTCAACACCTTCTGGTTCTGGAGGCCCCCCCTCCCTAAACTGGACCTCTCACTGCTGGAAGATGACCACAGCCGTCCCCAAACAgtgcagaggtcaaaggtcaaaagcCGTTTCTCTGACGCCATGGAGACGTGA